From the genome of Cytobacillus firmus, one region includes:
- a CDS encoding YpfB family protein, which translates to MMKTVERIILKLIIVQFVFLLITQFFFHHMDAFPELKQLTQYEGVTDQNFTELLETFRKNN; encoded by the coding sequence ATGATGAAAACAGTGGAGAGGATTATTCTTAAATTAATAATAGTGCAATTTGTTTTCCTGCTGATCACTCAATTTTTTTTTCATCATATGGATGCTTTTCCCGAATTAAAGCAGCTGACACAGTATGAAGGTGTCACAGATCAGAATTTTACTGAGCTGCTTGAAACTTTCAGGAAAAATAATTAG
- a CDS encoding YpdA family putative bacillithiol disulfide reductase produces MNIDAIIVGGGPCGLAAAIALQEAGKTPLVIEKGNIVNAIYNYPTHQTFFSTSEKLEIGGVPFITENYKPKRNQALTYYREVVKRKGIKINAYEKVLNVVKNHSEAFEVQTDKGDYTVNNVIIATGYYDNPNYMEVPGEDLSKVFHYFKEAHPFFDKDVAVIGGKNSSVDAAIELVKAGARVTVIYRGTEYSPSIKPWILPEFESLVRNGVIKMEFNAHVKEISENKLLYTVDGKAFDIKNDFVFAMTGYHPDHGFLRNMGIQINDETGRPQFNPETMETNVPGIFIAGVIAAGNNANEIFIENGRFHGGQIAKAIIEKESGNRKG; encoded by the coding sequence TTGAATATAGACGCTATTATTGTTGGGGGAGGGCCCTGCGGACTGGCAGCTGCCATTGCCCTTCAGGAAGCTGGAAAAACCCCCCTTGTTATTGAAAAGGGCAATATCGTAAATGCAATATACAACTACCCGACACACCAGACTTTCTTCAGCACAAGTGAGAAGCTCGAAATCGGCGGGGTGCCCTTCATAACGGAAAATTACAAGCCTAAGAGAAACCAGGCGCTAACGTATTACCGGGAAGTGGTGAAAAGGAAAGGCATTAAGATCAATGCTTACGAAAAAGTTCTAAATGTAGTAAAAAATCATTCCGAAGCATTTGAAGTACAAACTGATAAGGGGGATTATACAGTCAATAACGTCATAATTGCTACAGGTTATTATGATAATCCCAATTACATGGAAGTTCCCGGTGAGGATCTTTCAAAGGTATTTCACTATTTCAAAGAAGCTCACCCATTTTTTGATAAAGACGTAGCAGTTATCGGAGGGAAGAACTCAAGCGTTGATGCCGCAATCGAACTGGTAAAAGCAGGAGCAAGAGTTACGGTGATCTATCGCGGAACAGAATATTCACCAAGCATAAAGCCCTGGATTCTGCCTGAGTTTGAGTCTTTAGTGAGAAATGGCGTCATTAAAATGGAGTTCAATGCACATGTGAAAGAAATTAGTGAAAATAAGCTATTATATACAGTGGATGGTAAAGCCTTTGACATTAAAAACGATTTTGTGTTTGCCATGACTGGCTATCATCCTGATCACGGATTTTTAAGAAATATGGGGATTCAAATTAATGATGAAACCGGGCGCCCTCAATTTAACCCTGAAACAATGGAAACGAATGTCCCTGGAATATTTATTGCAGGTGTGATAGCTGCCGGAAATAATGCCAACGAAATTTTTATTGAAAATGGAAGATTTCACGGCGGACAAATAGCAAAAGCAATAATTGAAAAAGAGAGCGGAAACAGAAAAGGCTGA
- a CDS encoding lysophospholipid acyltransferase family protein produces the protein MNLYSFAKAAVYGVLKPIYRFEVFGKENFPKEGGVLLCSNHIDNLDPPVVGINAPRPVYFMAKEELFNVPVLGKILPDLNAFPVKRGMSDREALRKGLGILKEGNVLGLFPEGTRSKTGQLGKGLAGAGFFALRSEAHVVPCAIIGPYKAFSKLKVVYGKPIDMKELRERKASAEETTELIMSEIRKLIEDYS, from the coding sequence GTGAATCTCTATTCTTTTGCCAAAGCAGCAGTTTATGGAGTCCTAAAACCCATTTACAGATTTGAAGTGTTCGGAAAGGAGAACTTTCCGAAAGAAGGCGGAGTTCTTCTTTGCTCTAATCATATAGATAATCTTGATCCTCCGGTAGTCGGCATTAATGCTCCAAGGCCAGTTTATTTTATGGCCAAAGAAGAGCTTTTTAATGTACCGGTTCTGGGGAAAATTCTTCCCGATCTAAACGCTTTTCCTGTCAAAAGAGGAATGAGTGACAGGGAAGCATTAAGAAAAGGGCTTGGAATCTTAAAAGAAGGAAATGTTTTAGGGCTTTTTCCAGAGGGTACTAGAAGTAAAACGGGGCAGCTGGGGAAAGGACTGGCGGGTGCAGGCTTTTTTGCTCTCAGGTCAGAAGCGCATGTCGTTCCCTGCGCCATCATTGGCCCCTATAAAGCTTTTTCAAAATTAAAAGTTGTTTATGGAAAACCAATTGATATGAAAGAGCTAAGAGAAAGAAAGGCTTCGGCAGAGGAAACCACCGAATTGATTATGTCAGAAATACGTAAATTAATTGAAGATTACTCATAG
- a CDS encoding flagellar brake protein — MINIGEALMLELTYSEKPEKYKCKLAEREGNNLYIDYPINQETNKTAFLVDGTQLKATFLADDGTVYLFESEVLGRVKQKIPMMILSYPGDEHLVKIQRRQFVRVETPVDVAIHAENNEFSPFVSVTDDISAGGAAIIAKMDSSLKANMQIFTYFVLAMQNGVNYYLKLKSKVIRVSEPRNGKSLISVQFMEVSPQDRQLLLRFCFERQLAMKKKGLEI; from the coding sequence ATGATAAATATTGGTGAAGCATTGATGCTCGAATTGACGTACTCTGAAAAACCTGAGAAGTATAAATGCAAGCTTGCCGAAAGAGAAGGAAATAACTTATATATTGATTATCCAATAAATCAGGAAACGAATAAAACTGCATTTCTGGTTGATGGTACACAGCTGAAGGCTACCTTTTTGGCTGATGATGGAACGGTATACCTTTTCGAAAGCGAGGTTCTTGGAAGAGTTAAGCAAAAAATCCCGATGATGATTTTATCATATCCCGGGGATGAACATTTAGTGAAAATTCAAAGACGGCAGTTTGTCCGGGTAGAAACTCCTGTTGATGTTGCAATCCATGCGGAAAATAATGAGTTCTCTCCTTTTGTGTCCGTTACGGATGATATTAGTGCAGGCGGGGCTGCGATCATTGCTAAGATGGACAGTTCCTTAAAAGCCAATATGCAAATATTTACTTATTTCGTATTAGCCATGCAAAACGGTGTCAATTATTATTTGAAGCTTAAAAGTAAGGTAATAAGAGTCTCTGAACCCCGAAATGGTAAATCGCTTATTTCTGTTCAGTTTATGGAGGTAAGCCCGCAGGACAGGCAATTGCTTCTGCGCTTTTGTTTCGAAAGGCAATTGGCCATGAAGAAAAAAGGCCTGGAAATATGA
- the fni gene encoding type 2 isopentenyl-diphosphate Delta-isomerase: MSRSKRKWDHIQHALATGQSSNTGLADVAFVHQSLPDAFLDQADLGTSIGELSLSSPIFINAMTGGGGERTVQINRDLALAAKSTGLAMAVGSQMSALKDPSEAESYRVVRRENPRGIIFGNLGSEATIDQAKAAVDMIEADALQIHLNAVQELTMPEGDRDFRGALKRIENIVAHSEVPVVVKEVGFGINKEAASMLASVGVTAIDIGGFGGTNFSRIENARRDRLLTFFDEWGIPTAVSIAEAASLKAGVAVIASGGIQTSHDIAKAVALGAGAAGMAGFFLKVLMKEGLEALIEEINSIHSELKIIMTALGAKNIAELQQSPIIISGRTHHWLNERGIDTKAYSRRTTQK; this comes from the coding sequence GTGTCCAGATCAAAACGTAAATGGGATCATATACAGCATGCTTTAGCAACAGGCCAGAGCAGCAATACCGGTTTAGCGGATGTTGCTTTTGTACATCAAAGCCTTCCTGATGCGTTTCTTGATCAGGCAGATTTAGGCACTTCAATTGGCGAACTTTCATTAAGTTCGCCAATTTTTATAAATGCCATGACAGGAGGCGGAGGAGAAAGAACGGTTCAAATTAACCGTGATCTCGCCTTGGCTGCCAAATCAACAGGCCTTGCTATGGCAGTAGGGTCTCAGATGTCTGCACTTAAGGATCCAAGTGAAGCAGAATCCTACAGGGTTGTCAGACGAGAAAACCCCCGAGGGATTATTTTTGGCAACTTAGGAAGTGAAGCTACAATCGATCAGGCAAAAGCAGCAGTTGATATGATTGAAGCAGATGCACTGCAAATTCATTTAAATGCTGTACAGGAATTGACCATGCCGGAAGGGGACCGTGATTTTCGCGGTGCATTAAAGAGAATTGAAAATATCGTCGCCCATTCCGAAGTCCCAGTAGTAGTAAAAGAAGTAGGGTTTGGCATAAATAAAGAAGCAGCTTCAATGCTTGCATCTGTCGGTGTTACAGCCATTGATATCGGCGGATTTGGAGGAACAAATTTCTCCCGTATTGAAAATGCAAGAAGAGATAGACTGTTAACGTTTTTCGATGAATGGGGAATACCGACAGCTGTCTCCATCGCAGAAGCTGCATCTTTAAAAGCAGGCGTTGCTGTCATTGCTTCCGGGGGAATTCAGACAAGTCATGATATAGCAAAGGCAGTTGCGCTTGGTGCAGGAGCTGCCGGGATGGCGGGATTCTTTTTAAAGGTTCTGATGAAAGAAGGACTTGAGGCACTTATCGAAGAGATTAACAGTATTCATTCTGAATTGAAGATAATCATGACTGCCTTGGGGGCAAAAAACATAGCGGAACTCCAGCAGTCTCCGATTATCATATCTGGAAGAACCCACCATTGGCTGAATGAACGTGGAATTGATACAAAAGCATATTCCAGACGGACCACCCAAAAATAG
- the ypeB gene encoding germination protein YpeB: MLRGILIGVLALGVAGTAFWGYQEHREKNAILINAENNYQRAFHDLTYQVDLLHDKIGTTLAMNSRTSLSPELAEVWRLTSEAHSDVGQLPLTLLPFNKTEEFLSNIGDFSYRTAVRDLEKEPLSEKEYQTLKQLYKQSADVQQDLRKVQHMVLEKNLRWMDVEMALASNKEPADNTIIDGFKTVEKTVEGYGETDFGPAFVNMQKKDENYKYLNGKEITEKEAARIGQRYAGLGKNVNIRVTENGKGSDYGFFSVSILNEKTNEEANMDITKKGGYPIWFILDRKVAKQKVSLNEASNNAVKFLKDNGFKDLDLFESAQYDNLGVFTFVSNQDGVRIYPDSIRVKIALDNGRMTAFSAEDYLKSHHQREIPEPAITSEEARSKVNPQLKVMEDRRAIIINDLNHEVSCYEFMGTLGEDTYRIYINAETGQEEKVEKLKNAEPIFEDVV; this comes from the coding sequence ATGCTTAGAGGAATTCTTATTGGAGTACTTGCGCTGGGTGTTGCCGGTACAGCGTTTTGGGGTTATCAGGAACACCGGGAGAAAAATGCAATCCTCATTAATGCTGAAAATAATTATCAAAGAGCATTTCATGATTTAACTTATCAAGTCGACCTATTGCATGACAAAATCGGAACAACTTTAGCGATGAATTCGAGAACTTCGCTATCACCTGAATTGGCAGAAGTATGGAGATTGACTTCAGAAGCCCACTCGGATGTGGGCCAGCTGCCTCTAACACTTCTTCCTTTCAATAAAACCGAAGAATTTCTATCCAATATTGGAGATTTCAGTTATCGGACAGCAGTAAGAGATTTAGAGAAGGAGCCATTATCTGAGAAGGAATACCAAACGCTCAAACAGCTTTATAAGCAATCTGCGGATGTTCAGCAGGATTTACGTAAAGTACAGCATATGGTTCTTGAAAAGAACTTAAGATGGATGGATGTCGAAATGGCTCTCGCGTCCAATAAAGAACCTGCAGATAATACAATCATAGACGGCTTTAAGACAGTGGAAAAAACAGTTGAAGGCTATGGAGAGACAGACTTTGGGCCTGCATTTGTAAATATGCAGAAAAAAGATGAAAACTACAAATATCTGAATGGCAAAGAAATAACAGAAAAAGAAGCTGCACGTATTGGCCAGCGTTATGCAGGTTTGGGAAAGAATGTGAATATCAGAGTAACGGAAAACGGCAAGGGATCTGATTACGGGTTTTTCAGTGTGAGTATCCTAAACGAGAAAACAAATGAAGAAGCAAACATGGATATTACCAAAAAAGGCGGCTATCCAATCTGGTTTATCCTCGACCGGAAAGTGGCGAAACAAAAAGTAAGTCTTAATGAGGCAAGCAATAATGCAGTTAAATTTCTTAAGGACAATGGCTTTAAAGACCTGGATTTATTCGAGAGTGCCCAATATGACAATTTAGGGGTATTCACCTTCGTGTCGAACCAGGATGGTGTAAGAATTTATCCGGACTCCATCCGTGTAAAAATTGCGCTTGACAATGGCAGGATGACTGCTTTTTCTGCCGAAGATTATTTAAAATCTCATCACCAGCGAGAAATCCCTGAGCCTGCGATTACTTCAGAAGAGGCAAGATCCAAGGTGAATCCGCAGCTGAAGGTCATGGAAGACAGGCGTGCAATAATCATTAACGATTTGAATCATGAAGTTTCCTGTTATGAATTTATGGGCACATTGGGTGAAGATACTTACAGGATTTATATAAATGCAGAAACTGGACAGGAAGAAAAAGTAGAAAAGCTTAAGAATGCAGAACCAATATTTGAAGATGTAGTGTAA
- the prsW gene encoding glutamic-type intramembrane protease PrsW has product MLGILSAGIAPGLALLSYFYLKDQYESEPISMVFKTFLFGALLVFPIMFIQYVLETEGVLQSSLADAFLSSSMLEEFFKWFILFYTIYQHITFDEPYDGIVYGASVSLGFATAENIFYLIGLGVEHALGRALLPVSSHALFGVIMGYYIGKGKFSATSTKKWIAFSLLIPFLLHGIYDYILISLKHWIFIMFPFMIFLWWLGLRKVKKARAHSVKHVNNQIDIQKTLHS; this is encoded by the coding sequence ATGCTGGGAATATTATCCGCTGGCATCGCGCCGGGACTGGCACTATTAAGTTATTTTTATTTAAAAGATCAATATGAGTCAGAACCTATCTCAATGGTTTTTAAAACTTTTTTATTTGGTGCTTTGCTTGTGTTCCCTATCATGTTCATCCAATATGTTTTAGAAACTGAAGGGGTGCTGCAGTCCAGTTTAGCGGATGCATTTCTATCATCAAGCATGCTGGAAGAGTTCTTTAAATGGTTTATATTATTCTATACTATTTATCAGCATATAACCTTTGATGAACCATATGATGGAATTGTGTATGGTGCCTCGGTATCACTCGGCTTTGCTACGGCAGAAAATATCTTCTATCTCATCGGGCTAGGTGTGGAACACGCACTTGGGAGGGCCTTGCTCCCGGTTTCCAGTCATGCTCTCTTCGGTGTTATCATGGGCTATTATATAGGAAAAGGAAAATTCTCGGCAACATCTACAAAAAAATGGATAGCCTTTTCACTTCTTATACCTTTTCTCCTTCACGGTATTTACGACTATATCCTTATTTCCCTTAAGCATTGGATTTTTATCATGTTTCCATTTATGATCTTCCTTTGGTGGCTGGGCTTAAGAAAAGTTAAAAAAGCAAGGGCTCATAGCGTAAAGCATGTGAATAATCAAATTGATATACAGAAAACTCTCCATTCCTGA
- a CDS encoding asparaginase: MVKKKILVIHTGGTISMSEDAETGAVKPTDNNPLTEKTKELLSLAELLIEEPFHLPSPHITPKEMLKLKEIIENSLAKEEISGVVITHGTDTLEETAYFLDLSVKTSLPIVVTGAMRSSNEIGSDGLYNLISSIRVAACEEAKDKGVLVVLNDEIHTAENVTKTHTSNVSTFQSPQYGPIGIVTKRGVLFHNAPTNREYYPLDTVVKKVTLIKAFAGMDSSLLHAIGNLDFDGVVIEALGQGNLPPATIEGIKALTEKNIPIVLVSRCFNGIAQDVYGYDGGGKHLKDMGVIFSNGLNGQKARIKLLIGLETQQNIEEIFQI; this comes from the coding sequence ATGGTGAAAAAAAAGATACTTGTTATACACACAGGGGGTACCATTTCAATGAGCGAGGATGCAGAAACAGGTGCCGTAAAACCAACAGATAATAATCCATTAACTGAAAAAACAAAGGAACTGCTGTCCCTTGCAGAATTACTGATTGAAGAGCCATTCCACCTTCCTTCACCGCATATTACGCCAAAGGAAATGCTTAAATTAAAGGAAATCATTGAAAACAGCCTTGCAAAGGAAGAGATTAGCGGCGTAGTGATCACACATGGAACAGATACATTAGAAGAGACAGCCTACTTTTTGGACTTAAGTGTGAAAACATCCCTTCCGATCGTTGTTACAGGTGCAATGAGATCGAGTAATGAAATCGGTTCAGACGGACTATACAACCTTATTTCTTCTATTCGTGTAGCTGCTTGTGAAGAAGCAAAAGACAAAGGAGTCCTTGTCGTTTTGAATGATGAAATCCATACAGCAGAAAATGTTACAAAAACACATACGAGTAATGTCTCTACTTTCCAGAGCCCTCAGTACGGGCCAATTGGAATAGTCACAAAGAGAGGTGTATTATTCCATAACGCGCCGACAAATAGAGAATACTACCCTTTGGATACAGTTGTAAAAAAAGTCACACTCATTAAAGCCTTCGCCGGAATGGATTCTTCTTTGCTTCATGCGATAGGGAATTTAGATTTCGATGGTGTTGTTATCGAAGCACTTGGACAAGGTAATCTGCCTCCAGCCACAATTGAGGGCATTAAAGCCCTTACAGAAAAAAACATTCCGATTGTATTGGTTTCCCGCTGCTTCAATGGAATTGCTCAAGATGTTTATGGTTATGACGGAGGCGGAAAACATCTCAAGGACATGGGGGTAATATTTTCAAATGGGCTTAATGGACAAAAAGCCAGAATTAAACTGTTAATTGGACTGGAGACACAGCAAAATATCGAAGAGATTTTTCAAATATAA
- the sleB gene encoding spore cortex-lytic enzyme, with protein sequence MKKKFMAGKVLIIISLCVLGIPLSGNMEKANAFSNQVIQHGAVGNDVIELQSRLQYLGFYNGKIDGVFGWGTYWALRNFQYEFGLPIDGLAGQETKNKLVKASKYNEQYVKEQINKGNKFTHYGGVETEKQTKPQQGSTGGTAQQQEAPKQPTASNVPNGFSENDIQLMANAVYGESRGEPYTGQVAVAAVILNRVNSASFPNTVSGVIFEPRAFTAVADGQIWLTPNDTAKKAVLDAINGWDPTGEALYYFNPDTATSGWIWTRPQIKRIGKHIFCK encoded by the coding sequence ATGAAAAAGAAATTTATGGCAGGAAAGGTGTTAATCATAATCTCCCTTTGTGTTCTGGGAATTCCATTGAGCGGGAATATGGAAAAAGCCAATGCCTTTTCAAATCAGGTGATTCAGCACGGGGCTGTAGGTAACGATGTAATAGAACTTCAATCCCGTCTGCAGTATTTAGGCTTTTACAACGGGAAGATCGATGGAGTCTTTGGGTGGGGAACCTATTGGGCACTTAGGAACTTCCAATATGAATTTGGACTTCCCATTGACGGGCTTGCCGGCCAGGAAACAAAAAACAAGCTCGTGAAAGCATCTAAATATAATGAACAATATGTGAAAGAACAAATCAATAAGGGCAATAAATTTACCCATTATGGCGGGGTGGAAACTGAAAAGCAGACTAAGCCTCAGCAAGGGTCAACGGGGGGAACAGCACAGCAGCAGGAAGCTCCCAAACAGCCCACTGCTTCAAATGTCCCTAATGGATTCTCGGAAAATGATATTCAGCTAATGGCCAATGCAGTCTATGGAGAGTCAAGAGGGGAACCGTATACAGGCCAGGTGGCAGTTGCTGCAGTTATCTTAAACCGTGTAAACAGTGCTTCATTCCCAAACACTGTTTCTGGTGTCATTTTTGAGCCTCGTGCTTTTACTGCCGTTGCCGATGGACAGATATGGCTAACGCCGAATGATACGGCAAAAAAAGCAGTACTGGATGCGATTAATGGATGGGATCCGACAGGAGAGGCGCTGTATTATTTTAATCCGGATACCGCTACAAGCGGATGGATTTGGACACGGCCGCAAATCAAGCGGATTGGAAAACATATATTCTGTAAATAG
- the rpsA gene encoding 30S ribosomal protein S1, translated as MSEEMNQVEVKNFEVGDKVKGQVTKVEEKQVIVDLADSKLDGIIPISELSSLHIEKAGDAVSEGDQLELEVLKVEEDALILSKRKVDASKSWEALEKKFNEGEVFEAEIKDVVKGGLVVDLGVRGFVPASLVEAHFVEDFTDYKGKTMTFKIVELDKDKNRLILSHRAVIEEEKGKQKHQVLESLQAGQVLDGTVQRITDFGAFVDIGGIDGLVHISQLSYEHVEKPSDVVEEGQKVKVKVLSVDRDNERISLSIKETLPGPWDNISEKAPKGSTLDGTVRRLVSYGAFVEVFPGVEGLVHISQIAHKHIGTPHEVLSEGQEVKVKVLDVNEQDQRLSLSIKDLLEKEQEEVTDYELPEETKGFSLGDMIGDQLKNLKK; from the coding sequence ATGTCAGAGGAAATGAATCAAGTAGAAGTTAAGAATTTTGAGGTGGGTGACAAGGTGAAAGGCCAAGTTACCAAGGTTGAAGAAAAGCAAGTCATTGTTGATCTTGCTGACAGCAAACTGGACGGGATTATCCCAATCAGCGAGCTTTCAAGCCTGCACATTGAAAAAGCTGGGGATGCGGTATCAGAAGGAGATCAACTCGAGCTTGAGGTTTTAAAAGTCGAGGAAGATGCTCTTATTCTTTCAAAGCGTAAAGTTGATGCCAGTAAGTCATGGGAAGCTCTCGAAAAGAAATTCAATGAGGGTGAAGTTTTTGAAGCAGAAATAAAAGATGTAGTTAAAGGCGGATTAGTAGTAGACCTGGGTGTCCGCGGATTTGTTCCTGCTTCCCTGGTTGAAGCTCATTTTGTTGAAGATTTTACTGATTATAAAGGCAAAACGATGACATTTAAAATTGTTGAGCTTGATAAAGATAAAAATCGTCTGATTCTTTCTCATCGTGCTGTAATAGAGGAAGAAAAAGGCAAGCAGAAACATCAAGTGCTGGAGTCCCTTCAGGCAGGCCAGGTCCTGGATGGAACAGTTCAAAGAATTACTGACTTTGGAGCATTTGTTGATATCGGCGGAATAGATGGACTTGTTCATATTTCCCAGCTTTCCTATGAGCATGTGGAAAAGCCTTCAGATGTTGTCGAGGAAGGCCAAAAAGTGAAAGTGAAAGTATTAAGCGTTGACCGCGACAATGAACGCATTTCACTATCCATTAAGGAGACTCTGCCTGGACCATGGGATAATATCAGCGAGAAGGCTCCTAAAGGCAGCACACTTGATGGAACAGTAAGAAGGCTTGTTTCATACGGAGCATTTGTTGAAGTTTTCCCGGGTGTTGAAGGACTTGTCCATATTTCTCAAATTGCTCATAAGCACATCGGAACTCCACATGAAGTTCTAAGCGAAGGACAGGAAGTGAAAGTGAAGGTTCTTGATGTGAACGAACAGGATCAGCGTTTGTCATTGAGCATCAAAGATCTTCTTGAAAAAGAGCAGGAAGAAGTGACTGACTATGAACTTCCTGAAGAAACAAAAGGCTTCTCGCTTGGTGATATGATTGGCGACCAGCTAAAGAATTTAAAAAAGTAA
- the cmk gene encoding (d)CMP kinase, with translation MSKRISIAIDGPAAAGKSTVAKIVAEKLSYIYIDTGAMYRALTYKAIQKNANLEDEASLMEILNNTVIELQPGEKGQLIHLDGQDVTNEIRTSEVTNSVSVVSMHRLVREEMVSRQQSFALNGGVVMDGRDIGTHVLPQAEVKIFLLASVDERAVRRHNENIQKGYPSDLEKLKEEISLRDKLDSEREVAPLKKADDAKEIDTTSLSIGQVVDKIMDLAIERIGSK, from the coding sequence ATGAGTAAACGTATATCAATCGCAATTGACGGCCCAGCTGCTGCAGGGAAAAGTACAGTAGCAAAGATCGTGGCGGAGAAATTATCTTACATATATATTGATACTGGTGCCATGTATCGAGCCTTGACTTATAAAGCAATTCAGAAAAATGCAAACCTCGAAGATGAAGCCTCTCTTATGGAGATTTTAAACAATACAGTTATTGAACTGCAGCCAGGCGAAAAAGGGCAATTAATTCATCTTGACGGCCAGGATGTGACAAATGAAATCAGGACTTCCGAAGTGACAAATTCTGTTTCCGTTGTCTCCATGCATAGGCTGGTTAGGGAAGAAATGGTTTCGCGCCAGCAAAGCTTTGCTTTAAATGGAGGAGTGGTAATGGATGGCAGGGATATCGGAACCCATGTCCTGCCCCAAGCAGAAGTAAAGATTTTTCTTTTAGCCTCTGTCGATGAAAGAGCTGTAAGGCGACATAACGAAAATATCCAGAAGGGATATCCATCTGATCTTGAAAAGCTGAAGGAAGAAATTTCTTTAAGGGACAAATTGGACTCTGAACGTGAAGTAGCTCCATTAAAGAAAGCAGATGATGCAAAAGAGATTGATACAACTTCTTTGTCAATTGGACAGGTAGTCGATAAGATAATGGATCTGGCTATTGAAAGGATTGGTTCAAAGTGA
- a CDS encoding Glu/Leu/Phe/Val family dehydrogenase has translation MVAEKGTDSNKAEKLDVLKSTQTVIHKALGKLGYSDEVYELLKEPIRMMTVKIPVRMDDGTVKVFTGYRAQHNDAVGPTKGGIRFHPNVTEKEVKALSIWMSLKCGIVDLPYGGGKGGIVCDPRDMSFGELERLSRGYVRAISQIVGPTKDIPAPDVFTNSQIMAWMMDEYSRIDEFNSPGFITGKPLVLGGSHGRESATAKGVTICIREAAKKKGINLEGARVVVQGFGNAGSFLSKFMHDAGAKVVGISDAYGGLYDPNGLDIDYLLDRRDSFGTVTKLFNDTISNKELLELDCDILVPAAIENQITEENAHNIRAGIVVEAANGPTTLEATQILSERGILLVPDVLASAGGVTVSYFEWVQNNQGYYWTEEEVEEKLEKVMVKSFDNIYQTSQTRRVDMRLAAYMVGVRKMAEASRFRGWI, from the coding sequence ATGGTAGCCGAGAAAGGTACTGATTCAAATAAAGCTGAAAAATTGGACGTTTTAAAGTCGACTCAAACGGTCATACATAAGGCTTTAGGGAAGCTGGGTTATTCCGATGAGGTGTATGAGCTTCTTAAAGAGCCAATTCGTATGATGACAGTGAAAATTCCTGTACGGATGGATGACGGAACAGTAAAAGTCTTTACTGGCTACCGGGCCCAGCATAATGATGCTGTTGGTCCTACTAAAGGCGGTATTCGTTTTCACCCGAATGTAACTGAAAAGGAAGTAAAAGCACTGTCGATTTGGATGAGCTTGAAATGCGGAATTGTAGATCTTCCATATGGCGGAGGTAAAGGCGGAATCGTTTGTGACCCGCGCGATATGTCCTTCGGTGAGTTAGAGCGGCTTAGCCGCGGATATGTTCGGGCAATCAGTCAAATTGTAGGTCCTACTAAGGATATTCCTGCGCCTGATGTATTTACCAACTCGCAGATCATGGCATGGATGATGGATGAATACAGCCGGATTGATGAATTTAATTCCCCAGGCTTTATTACCGGTAAACCACTTGTACTTGGGGGTTCACATGGACGGGAATCAGCAACAGCTAAAGGGGTTACAATTTGCATTCGGGAAGCTGCCAAGAAAAAAGGCATTAACCTTGAAGGTGCAAGAGTTGTTGTTCAGGGATTCGGAAACGCTGGAAGTTTCCTCTCAAAGTTTATGCATGATGCAGGTGCAAAGGTTGTTGGTATTTCAGATGCTTATGGCGGTTTATATGATCCAAACGGCCTTGATATTGATTACCTTTTGGATCGCCGTGACAGCTTTGGCACTGTGACAAAATTGTTTAATGATACAATTTCAAATAAAGAGCTGCTTGAACTTGATTGCGATATTCTGGTCCCGGCAGCCATAGAAAACCAGATAACAGAAGAAAATGCACATAACATAAGAGCTGGCATTGTAGTGGAGGCGGCTAACGGGCCAACTACTTTGGAAGCAACACAGATTCTGTCTGAGCGGGGAATCCTGCTTGTCCCTGATGTACTGGCTTCTGCCGGCGGTGTAACAGTATCCTATTTCGAATGGGTTCAAAATAACCAGGGATATTACTGGACTGAAGAAGAAGTAGAAGAAAAGCTTGAGAAAGTCATGGTTAAATCATTCGATAATATCTATCAGACATCCCAAACACGCCGTGTAGATATGCGTCTGGCTGCCTACATGGTAGGTGTCAGAAAAATGGCGGAAGCTTCAAGATTCCGTGGATGGATTTAA